TGAGCAATAGGAAAGCAAAATTCCCGATATCCTGCTTCCTGTTTTGCAGGTTGTCCAGACAAATGGTCGTACATGAGTCGATCAGGCTAAAGGCAGCCGGTAGTGCTTCGGGTGCGTAAACCGCGCTGTAGCGCAGTCTGAAAGCCTTCGATAATTCCTGGATGCCTTGCTGTACTTCGAACCTTCCTGCCGATGGGCCATAAAAAACCGTTTTTCCCCGATCAAGCCGGAAGGCCAGGTCGTCTCCCGGAAAAAGCAGCTTAGATGCCAATGCGATCCCTGGAACCTTGCTAAACCGGGCCTCTATAAAACGGGGGCTTTCTGAACCCGTAATTTCCACGCTGAACTCGTTGCCCCGGGCAATTCCCTTAAAGGTTGTTTTGATCTCGCTTAACTTCCCTGTATAGGGAGAAACCGTAACTGTAACCGTATCGCCGTCCTTCAGGAAATCCACGTAACCGCTGATCCTAACCTTGTGTTCAACAGCAAACAGCTGAACACAAAAAAGCACCCAGATAAAGATTACTAATGTTATTTTTTTCATAATTTCACCTTTCGATTATCTTGGATTCTGGGTTAGCCCGCCCAATTGGACCTCGATATCCGGGATCGGAAAAGCATATTTCGGATCATTTGGCGTCAAAGTATAACTTACGCCGCTGACTGTTTTTTGCATTGTAACTGCAAACCTGCTTTCAAAATTGAGGCGGCGCAGGTCAGTCCAGCGAAGCCCGCGCAGCAATAACTCCTTTTGCCGCTCCTTAAGCACCTGTCTCAGCGCGTCATCAACCCCCGATGCAGTGTATGGAATAAAAGTCCCTGTTTTCCACCTCGCCGTAAGTAACGTATTTAAGGAAGCCATTGCACCTGCACCATCCCCCGCCCTCGCCTGGCATTCGGCTTTAATAAGGTACATTTCATCGACAGCAAGCCCATCATACTTCAAGCCCTTAAAATCATAAGAACCAACAAAGCGCGGGTATTGTGGCAATCCATCGAGTATGGTAAAGAATTTGGTTTTGCGAAGATCATTTACGGCATAACTGTTATACAGGTCCGGGCCAATATAGCTGTCCCTGCGAACACTGTAAACGATGTGCCCTACCATATTTGAATGGTAAATATCCTCGGAGAGATAATTGTTATTAATGGCCGTTGTCGTCGGTTTATTCAGAGTATTATAATCGGTCAGCGTCGAGAACTGCGACAGGCAGGCGTTCGCGTAAGTCAGAGCGGCAGCATAATCTCCCATGCCGAGATGGATCCGGGCGAGCAGGGCATTTACGGCCGACTGTGAGGGAGCCGTTTTATAAACGGGGGTAACTGGTAAGGCAGGCAGGGACTCTTTCAGGTCAGCTATCACTTTTGTGTAACAGTCCGCAATACTCGACCTTCCC
The sequence above is a segment of the Mucilaginibacter celer genome. Coding sequences within it:
- a CDS encoding RagB/SusD family nutrient uptake outer membrane protein — its product is MRKTITGPLFGCIVCIMGLTLNSCKKQDDFLDTKPNQTLKTPTTLADLQGLLQNEDIFNSQPDPGLGEIASDDFLIQDPIFPTLSATDRNSYIWAKDVFDATTTQSSDWNSPYQMVYYANVVLDALPGITTSVGEKPSYDQVRASALFYRAWAFYGLLQTFALPYDKAQAGSQPGIPMRLTSDLNNHPGRSSIADCYTKVIADLKESLPALPVTPVYKTAPSQSAVNALLARIHLGMGDYAAALTYANACLSQFSTLTDYNTLNKPTTTAINNNYLSEDIYHSNMVGHIVYSVRRDSYIGPDLYNSYAVNDLRKTKFFTILDGLPQYPRFVGSYDFKGLKYDGLAVDEMYLIKAECQARAGDGAGAMASLNTLLTARWKTGTFIPYTASGVDDALRQVLKERQKELLLRGLRWTDLRRLNFESRFAVTMQKTVSGVSYTLTPNDPKYAFPIPDIEVQLGGLTQNPR